In the Armatimonadota bacterium genome, TACGCCACCATCGGCGAGCTGTGCGACGTGCTGCGGCGCGTGTTCTCCACCTACCGGCCGCCCGTGGTGGTGTGAGCGCGCCGCTGGCCCGCCAGCTCGTGGCCGCCGTGCTGGCCGGGTCGGCCCAGGCGGTCGCCCGGCTCATCTCGCTGGTCGAGAACGACGGCGCGGCGGCGCAAGACGCGAGGGCGGCCCTGCATCGGCACACGGGCCGGGCCCACGTGGTGGGCATCACCGGACCGCCGGGGTCGGGCAAGAGCACCCTGGTCAACGCCGCGATCCGGGCGTTGCGCCAGGCCGGACAGCGGGTGGGTGTGGTCGCCATCGACCCCACCAGCCCGTTCACCGGCGGCGCGCTGCTCGGCGACCGCATCCGCATGATGGATCACAGCACCGACCCCGAGGTGTTTGTGCGCTCGATGGCGACCCGCGGCAGCCTCGGGGGGCTGGCACCGGCGACCAGCGATGCCGTGGCGATCCTCGACGCATGGGGCGCGGCCACGGTGCTGGTGGAGACGGTCGGCACCGGCCAGGCCGAGGTGGACGTCGTCTCCGCGAGTGATTCGGTCGTCGTGGTGGCGGTGCCGGGAACGGGCGACGCCATCCAGACCCTGAAAGCGGGCGTGATGGAGATCGCCGACCTGTTCGTCGTGAACAAGGCCGACCGCCCCGATGCCAGCCGGCTCGTGGCCGATCTGGAGATGGCGGTGCGCCTGCTGCCCGCGGGCGGCTGGCGCCCGCCGGTGCTCACCACCGTGGCCACGACAGGGGAGGGGGTCGATGCCGTGCTGGCCGCCCTGGCTGAGCACCGCCGCCACCTGGAACAGACCGGTGCGCTGCAGGCCCGGCGGCGCGCCCGCTGGCGGCGCGAGATCCTGCGCATCGCCGAGGGGCGGATGCGCGCGCGCCTGCTGGAGGACGCTGGCCCGCTGCTGGAGGAGCTGGCGGCCCGCGTGGCCGCGGGCGACCTCGATCCCTATGCGGCGGCCGAGCGGCTGCTGCAGGCCGGCACGCCACACTAGGCCGTGCGGCTGCACCACGTGGGCATCGCCGTCCGAGACCTCGAGGCGGCTGCGCGGGTCTATCGCGAGGCGTTTGGCCTCCAGCCCGGGGTCCCCGAGCGCGTCGAGCGCGACGCCGTCGCGGTGCTGTTCGTCCCGGCAGGTGGGGTCCTGCTGGAGCTGCTGCAGCCGCTGGACGAGGACGGACCGGTCGCGCGATTCCTCGCACGGCGTGGGGAAGGCGTGCACCACGTGGCCTTTGCGGTGCCCGACGTGGCCGCAGCCCTGGACCGGGCGCGCGCTGCCGGGATGCGCCCGGTAGACGCTGCGCCCCGCCCCGGCGCCCATGGCTGGTGGGTCGCCTTCCTCCACCCACGCGACCTGCACGGCGTGCTCGTGGAGCTGGTGGAGGACCCGGGCGCGTAGCGCGTCACCGAAAAGCGAGCGCCCGCCGCGGAGCGACCACGGCGGAGGACCCGGCCGCGTAGCGCGTCACCGCCGCCGCCCTTGCGCGACCCCCAAGAGTTCTCTACACTATTGATCAGTTTCCGCACCCCGACGACGCACGCACGTACCCGGACCTGCGGCGCACAACGCACCGCGGCGCAGTCCTACGGCCTGCCGGCGCCATGGCGGCGCGGGGCCATCCTGATCGACAGCCCGAAGGGAGGTGAGAGGCGTGAGCGCTTCTCTGCGACGCATCGGGCTGGCATGGCTGCTCTGCACCGCCGTCACCACCGTGGCCACGGCGGCCGTTGCCGACGCCTGGAGGGCCGTCGTCGTTGCCACCCCCGATCCGCGCCTCGTGCTGACCTGGCGCGGTACGGTGGGGGAAGTGCTCGCCGATCTCGGGGTCCGGGTGGGAGCCCAGGACCGCGTCAGCCCGGCTCTGGGCGCTCCGGTGGCCTCGGGCGCGGCGATCCGCGTGCGTCGGGCGGTGCCCGTGACGATCGCGGTGGGGCAGGCGCGGTACCGCGTGTGGAGCGCGGCAGAGACCGTGGGCGACCTCCTCGCCGAGCGCCCGGGGGGACTGGTCGTACGGCCCCGCGATCGGGTCTTTCCCGCCCGCGAGGCCGCCCTGGCCGCGCACACGGTCGTCCGGGTGATCCGCGTCGAAACACGAATCGTCGAGGAGACCGAACGGGTGGCCCCGGGACGGGTGGTGCGCGCAGACAGCGACCTGCCGCGGGGGCTGGCGCGCGTCGTGCAGGTCGGCCGTCCAGGGATACGTCTGCGTCGCGTGGCCGTCACCCTCGCGGACGGCGTCGTCATCGAGCGGCGCGAGGTGGGCAGGGTGCTCGTGCAGCCCCCGCAGGACCGGATCGTGCACGTCGGGACCCGGCGCATGATCGCCTCGCGCGGCGAGTTCGTCGGCAGGGAGATCCTCCACATGGAAGCCACCGGGTACGCGCCGTGGACCGGCCCCGGGGTGGACGATGTCACCGCCACGGGCATGCGCGCCGGCTACGGGGTCGTGGCCGTCGATCCAGCGGTGATCCCGTTGGGGTCGCGGCTCTACATCGAGGGCTACGGCGTCGCCATCGCGGGCGACACCGGGGGCGCCATCAAGGGCTACCGCATCGACCTGGGCTTCGACACGGCCCGGGCAGCGATCCGGTTCGGCCGACGCACGGTGCGCGTCTACATCCTGTCCACCCCGACGGCGTCCCGTCCATCACGTTGAGCGCCGGCGCCCCGGCGCTGCCACCGGACGTCGACCTGGCCACCCGAGCCGGTGCCGTCGCGGTGCTGCGGGCCTTCGGCCTGCGCCTGCGGCCCGCCCGCGGGCAGCACCTCCTGGTCAGCCGGCGCATCCTCGACCGCATCGTGGCGGCAGCGGCCCTGGACGCGCGTGACGTCGTCCTGGAGATCGGCGGCGGAATTGGCACGCTGACCCTGGCCCTGGCCCGCACGGGTGCGCGGGTGATCACCATCGAAGTGGATCCGCGCCTGGTGCCCGTGCTGCGCGCGGTCTGCGCACGGGAGCCGCGGGTGCACGTCGTGCACGGCGACGCCATGGCCCTGCCGTGGACCGCCCTCCCGTGGACGCCGACCGCGGTCGTCGCCAACCTGCCATATGCCATCGCGTCGCCGCTGCTGGTGCGGCTGTTGGAAACCGGCACAGGACGTCGCCTGGTGGTGATGGTCCAGGAGGAGGTGGCCGACCGCCTGCTGGCCGCGCCCGGCACGCCCGCCTACGGGTTGCTGACGGTGCTGGTGCACCTCTACGCGCGCCCCACGCTGGTCGTGCGGGTGCCGCGTACGGCCTTCTACCCCATGCCCCAGGTGCGCTCGGCCGTCGTCCGCCTCGACCTCCACGTCAGGCCGGTGCGGCCGCCCGAGCGCCTGCCCGCGGTAGTGGCCGTGGCACGCGCCGCCTTCGCCAAGCGGCGCAAGATGCTGCGGGCCGCGCTGCGGCAGGTCGGCGGGCGGCGCCTGGATGCGGCGGCGGTGACGGCGTGGTGTGCCCGGGCCGGCATCGACCCGCGGCGGCGGGGCGAGACCCTCTCCGTCGAGGAGTTCGCGCGCCTGGCCGACGTCTGGGAGACGGCGTGAGGCCCCGCGGCATCACGGGCCAGAGTGTACGCGCATGGCCCGTGGGGTGGGGGGTCGATTGGGGGTCATCGAGGTTGCCGGCCGGACCGTCAGGGCATGGCCCCCGGGTTCGCGGGCCGATCGGCTGGGGTCGATCGCGAACCCCGCGATGTCGCGCAGGGGCCCCCGGGTTCGTGGGCCGATCGGTCGACATCGGGTTGCCTGTCAGACGAACAACGCATGGCGGGGGATCGACGGGCCGACGTCCGGGAGAGGAGAGGAGTCCTGCGGTGAGGAAGACCACGGGGGAGTATCCCGGGAGGGCATCGTGATCGACTACCAGGCACGCTTCGCCCGCTTGACCCGCGTCGCCGAGCGGTCGCTCATCCGCGAGCTGCTCAAGGTCTCCCGCCAGCGCGACGTGATCTCGTTCGCCGGCGGGTTCCCCGACCCGTCCACGTTCCCCGTGGCCGAGATCGCCGAGGTCACCCAGGAGGTGCTGCGCACGAGCGCGGCTCTGGCCCTCCAGTACGGCCCCACCGAGGGCGATCCGGCGCTGCGCGACCAGCTGGTGGCCTGGATGGCCAAGGACGGGCTCCGGGTCAGCCGCGAGCAGGTGCTGGTGACCACGTCGTCCCAGCAGGCGCTCGATCTCGTCGGCAAGGTGTTCCTCGATCCCGGCGATGTGGTGGTGGTGGAACTGCCGTCGTACCTGGGCGGACTGCAGGCGTTCCGCGCCTACGGCGCCGACCTGGTGGGGGTGCCCCAGGACGACGAGGGCATCGACGCCGACCGCCTGGCACAGACCCTTCATCACCTGCAGCGCGCGGGGCGCCGGATCAAACTGCTGTACGCCGTACCCGACTTCCAGAACCCCTCGGGGGTGACCTGGAGCCGGGCCCGGCGCGAGCGTCTCCTGGCCCTGGCCCGCGAGGTCGACGCCCTCGTGGTGGAGGACAACCCGTACCGCGAGATGCGGTTTGCCGGTACCGCGCCGCCGCCCATCGCCGCGCTGGACGACGAGGGCCGTACCCTCTACCTCTCGACGTTCAGCAAGACGCTCGCGCCGGGCCTGCGCATCGGGTGGATCGCCGGCCCCGAACCCGTGGTGGCCCAGTGCGTCACGGTCAAGCAGGCGATGGACCTGTGCAGTCCATCCCTGACGCAGGCCATCGCGGCGGGGTTGCTCCGCCGGGGCGACCTGCTGCGGCGCCTGCCCGCGACGGTGGCGCTCTATGGGCGCAAGCGGGACGTCATGCTCGAGGCGCTGGCGCGGGAGATGCCGCCGGGTGTGACCTGGACGCGCCCGGAGGGCGGCCTGTTCCTGTGGGTGCGGCTGCCCGAGGAGCTCGATGCCGGTGCGCTGCTGCCAGCGGCCGTGGAGGCGGGGGTGATGTACGTCCCGGGTCAGGCGTTCTTCGCCGACGGCACGGGGCGCAACACGCTGCGGCTGAACTTCTCCTACCCGTCCGAGGACGAGATCCGCACGGGGATCGCGCGGCTGGCGGCGCTGGTGCGTGGGGCGGTGGCGCCTGTCCACACGATCCACAGCAGGGGAACGACCGTTTCGGATTGACGCCTGGCACTGCCCGTGGTAGCGTCAGGTCCGTCAGCGGCTCGCCGCTGGCTGAGGTGGGAGGAGGTACTCCTTCGGGAGCAACCCGGCCTAACTCGCCGCGGGAGCCGCTGACGTTTTGGGCGCCGCGGGATTCCACGGCATCGGGAAGGACGTGCAGCGGCCTGATGACGGCGCGGGCGCGCCCCCGCGGGTCGTCGCAGTCGGTGGCGTTAGTCGGCGCGGCGCAGCGGCGTGGCGGACAGGACGCGGGACGCGTCCCTGGCGAGGACGATGGTGATCGAGGGAGGGTGGTCGGCGGGCTCGCGGCGGATCGCCGCGCGGGGCAACGCGGTGGCGATCATATGGGCGAACCCCCGACGTCCGGTCCGGTCGATGACCGTGGTGACGTCGGCGGCGCGGGCGTCGCTGCCAACACGGATCTGGGCGAAGCCCAGCGCCGCCAGGCGCTCGGCCACCTGTCGGGCCAGCCCCGAAGTCCCGCTGGCGTTGACGACCTCCACCTGGACCGCTGCCATCTCCTCCACCGTGACCCCGTAGAACAGGTCGGCGACGAGCGCGCGCACCCGCGCCCGGTCGGGCTCCCAGTACAGGGGCGCGAACGTGCCGGGCAGGGTGTGCAGCTGCAACGGGTGGTCGCGCACGCGCAGGGCGAACACGCCCAGGGTCAGCAACTCGGCGGGGCCCAGGTTGGTATCGGTGTGCGCGCTGATGGCGCGCAGCAGGCGGGGCGCCGCCAGCAGGGTGGACGGCTGGCGCAGGTGCGCCACCAGCGCGCGCAGCAGCCGCTGCTGGCGCTCGACGCGCCCGATGTCGCCCAGGGCGTCGTGCCGGAAGCGGATGTAGCCGGTGGCCTGCCGGCCGTCCAGGCGCTGGCGGCCCTTGCGCAGGTCGATGGTGTAGCCGGCCCACGAGTCGGTGTACCGCATGTCCTTCTCGACGTCGACCTCGACGCCGCCCAGAGCGTCGACGATCTTGGCGAACGACTCCGGCCCCAGCTTGACGTAGTAGGGCACGCGCACGCCCAGCAACTGCTCCACCGTCCGGATCGTCAGCCCGACCGCGCCGTACGCGTAGGCGGCGTTGATCTTGGTCTCCCCGTGCCCGGGGATCACGGCGCGGGTGTCGCGTGGGATGGAGAGGACACCGATGCGGCCGCGCTCCGGGTCGAACGTCACCAGCGCCAGCGTGTCGGCGCGCGCGACGTTCAGCACGCGACGCCGGTGGTCGAGGGTGACGTCGGTGCCGATGACGAGGACGTTCACGCGGTCGACCAGGCGCAGCGGCCACGCGAAGGCGGGCACGCGGGGCCGCCGCGGCATCACCTCGCGTACGGCGATCTGGCTCGCCAGGTAGAGGTAGGCGCCCGCCAGGAGGCCGCCGACGATGACGACGACCGCGGGCACGCCCCAGAGCAGCCAGCGGAGCCACCGGCGCGGGACGCGCCCGGTCGCCTGCGGCGCCAGGCCGCCCGCCGGGACGAGCGCGCCCTCGTCGCGCACGGGGTCGGGCAACGGAGCGGGAGGCAGCTGCGGGTCCTGCGTCACGGCCCCTATCTTACGGGAACCCCCTGCCAGGCGCAACGAACCGCGAGAGGACTTGCGGGCCGCGACACCTAAGGAGTTAGGGCCGCCGGATCCCGCGGGGAGGCAGTCCGCGTGAAGGAGCTCCGTCTCAACGCCTACGCCAAGGTCAACCTGGGGCTGAACGTCTTGCACAAGCGGGACGACGGGTACCACGAAGTAGAGGCCGTGCTCCACACCGTGGCGCTCTACGACGTGGTCGTCCTGCGCGAGGCCGGCGATGCGATCCGCGTCGTCGCCGAGGGCG is a window encoding:
- the meaB gene encoding methylmalonyl Co-A mutase-associated GTPase MeaB: MSAPLARQLVAAVLAGSAQAVARLISLVENDGAAAQDARAALHRHTGRAHVVGITGPPGSGKSTLVNAAIRALRQAGQRVGVVAIDPTSPFTGGALLGDRIRMMDHSTDPEVFVRSMATRGSLGGLAPATSDAVAILDAWGAATVLVETVGTGQAEVDVVSASDSVVVVAVPGTGDAIQTLKAGVMEIADLFVVNKADRPDASRLVADLEMAVRLLPAGGWRPPVLTTVATTGEGVDAVLAALAEHRRHLEQTGALQARRRARWRREILRIAEGRMRARLLEDAGPLLEELAARVAAGDLDPYAAAERLLQAGTPH
- the mce gene encoding methylmalonyl-CoA epimerase; its protein translation is MRLHHVGIAVRDLEAAARVYREAFGLQPGVPERVERDAVAVLFVPAGGVLLELLQPLDEDGPVARFLARRGEGVHHVAFAVPDVAAALDRARAAGMRPVDAAPRPGAHGWWVAFLHPRDLHGVLVELVEDPGA
- a CDS encoding 3D domain-containing protein; this encodes MSASLRRIGLAWLLCTAVTTVATAAVADAWRAVVVATPDPRLVLTWRGTVGEVLADLGVRVGAQDRVSPALGAPVASGAAIRVRRAVPVTIAVGQARYRVWSAAETVGDLLAERPGGLVVRPRDRVFPAREAALAAHTVVRVIRVETRIVEETERVAPGRVVRADSDLPRGLARVVQVGRPGIRLRRVAVTLADGVVIERREVGRVLVQPPQDRIVHVGTRRMIASRGEFVGREILHMEATGYAPWTGPGVDDVTATGMRAGYGVVAVDPAVIPLGSRLYIEGYGVAIAGDTGGAIKGYRIDLGFDTARAAIRFGRRTVRVYILSTPTASRPSR
- the rsmA gene encoding 16S rRNA (adenine(1518)-N(6)/adenine(1519)-N(6))-dimethyltransferase RsmA; the protein is MSAGAPALPPDVDLATRAGAVAVLRAFGLRLRPARGQHLLVSRRILDRIVAAAALDARDVVLEIGGGIGTLTLALARTGARVITIEVDPRLVPVLRAVCAREPRVHVVHGDAMALPWTALPWTPTAVVANLPYAIASPLLVRLLETGTGRRLVVMVQEEVADRLLAAPGTPAYGLLTVLVHLYARPTLVVRVPRTAFYPMPQVRSAVVRLDLHVRPVRPPERLPAVVAVARAAFAKRRKMLRAALRQVGGRRLDAAAVTAWCARAGIDPRRRGETLSVEEFARLADVWETA
- a CDS encoding PLP-dependent aminotransferase family protein; translation: MIDYQARFARLTRVAERSLIRELLKVSRQRDVISFAGGFPDPSTFPVAEIAEVTQEVLRTSAALALQYGPTEGDPALRDQLVAWMAKDGLRVSREQVLVTTSSQQALDLVGKVFLDPGDVVVVELPSYLGGLQAFRAYGADLVGVPQDDEGIDADRLAQTLHHLQRAGRRIKLLYAVPDFQNPSGVTWSRARRERLLALAREVDALVVEDNPYREMRFAGTAPPPIAALDDEGRTLYLSTFSKTLAPGLRIGWIAGPEPVVAQCVTVKQAMDLCSPSLTQAIAAGLLRRGDLLRRLPATVALYGRKRDVMLEALAREMPPGVTWTRPEGGLFLWVRLPEELDAGALLPAAVEAGVMYVPGQAFFADGTGRNTLRLNFSYPSEDEIRTGIARLAALVRGAVAPVHTIHSRGTTVSD
- a CDS encoding LCP family protein, with the translated sequence MTQDPQLPPAPLPDPVRDEGALVPAGGLAPQATGRVPRRWLRWLLWGVPAVVVIVGGLLAGAYLYLASQIAVREVMPRRPRVPAFAWPLRLVDRVNVLVIGTDVTLDHRRRVLNVARADTLALVTFDPERGRIGVLSIPRDTRAVIPGHGETKINAAYAYGAVGLTIRTVEQLLGVRVPYYVKLGPESFAKIVDALGGVEVDVEKDMRYTDSWAGYTIDLRKGRQRLDGRQATGYIRFRHDALGDIGRVERQQRLLRALVAHLRQPSTLLAAPRLLRAISAHTDTNLGPAELLTLGVFALRVRDHPLQLHTLPGTFAPLYWEPDRARVRALVADLFYGVTVEEMAAVQVEVVNASGTSGLARQVAERLAALGFAQIRVGSDARAADVTTVIDRTGRRGFAHMIATALPRAAIRREPADHPPSITIVLARDASRVLSATPLRRAD